The following proteins are co-located in the Streptomyces sp. DT2A-34 genome:
- a CDS encoding substrate-binding domain-containing protein, which produces MRLHVDQRHERVLELVRERGGLRVSELAAELGVSAVTLRRDVEALAARGRVQRLHGAVVWPGDTAAEVRERSEGAEGVVIGMIVPTTGHIFSDIVRGAREAVAAQGGRLVLGVSGYVDAEDPVQAEHLLSGGAQGLLAAPSWFGGVPENGQEKWLLEHDVPAVLVERLAPPGNPAAVLDRVRTDRAHGAAVAVGHFAGLGHRRITAVLQEGPHAAQITAGYQAAVRALGLDVDKGAPTVREHGDYEAGVDYLVEAVKKRRVTAALVHSDEDAIVLVPRLQACGIRVPDDLALIAYEDEVAGLSDVPLTAVAPPTRAVGELSARLLLERLAERRSGREPGPRQHLDLLPELRIRSSCGGEPIAE; this is translated from the coding sequence ATGCGACTGCACGTCGACCAGCGTCATGAGCGGGTACTCGAACTCGTCCGGGAGCGGGGCGGCCTCCGGGTCTCCGAACTCGCCGCCGAACTCGGCGTCTCGGCGGTCACCCTGAGGCGGGACGTGGAGGCACTCGCCGCGCGGGGCCGGGTGCAACGGCTGCACGGTGCGGTGGTGTGGCCCGGGGATACGGCCGCCGAGGTGCGGGAGCGGTCGGAGGGCGCCGAGGGCGTGGTGATCGGAATGATCGTCCCGACTACTGGCCACATCTTCTCGGACATCGTCCGCGGCGCCCGCGAGGCCGTGGCGGCACAAGGCGGCCGCCTGGTCCTGGGGGTGTCCGGATACGTCGACGCCGAGGACCCCGTCCAGGCCGAACACCTCCTCTCGGGCGGCGCGCAGGGACTGCTCGCCGCGCCCAGCTGGTTCGGCGGAGTCCCCGAGAACGGCCAGGAGAAGTGGCTGCTGGAGCACGACGTGCCCGCCGTCCTGGTCGAGCGTCTGGCCCCGCCCGGAAACCCCGCCGCGGTGCTCGACCGGGTGCGCACGGACCGTGCCCACGGCGCCGCCGTCGCCGTGGGCCATTTCGCGGGCCTCGGACACCGCAGGATCACCGCCGTCCTGCAGGAGGGCCCGCACGCCGCCCAGATCACCGCCGGCTACCAGGCGGCCGTGCGGGCACTGGGCCTCGACGTGGACAAGGGCGCCCCGACCGTGCGCGAACACGGGGACTACGAGGCCGGCGTCGACTACCTCGTCGAGGCGGTGAAGAAGCGGCGCGTCACCGCCGCGCTGGTGCACAGCGACGAGGACGCGATCGTGCTGGTGCCGCGGCTCCAGGCATGCGGCATCCGGGTCCCGGACGACCTCGCGCTGATCGCCTACGAGGACGAGGTGGCCGGCCTCTCCGACGTACCGCTCACCGCCGTCGCGCCCCCCACCCGCGCGGTGGGGGAACTGTCCGCCAGGCTCCTGCTGGAACGCCTCGCGGAACGCCGAAGCGGGCGCGAGCCGGGACCGCGTCAACACCTCGACCTCCTCCCGGAGTTGAGGATCCGTTCGTCCTGCGGCGGTGAACCGATCGCCGAATGA
- a CDS encoding helix-turn-helix domain-containing protein, with protein sequence MPAPPAWHKVPPEQVRRFADLAMEQVPDIAGDILRTMRQEFPNLELTTDDLGVPKALLAIRLALESFVAQLTTDIERPRELSEVFREFGRNQALKGRRLDSLQAIYRLNVRLAWRSLAELGQKVEIPPPAMYELAESAFEYLDELVSHSVRGYAEVAAGQAGERIRRERLLVDLLLTEHRTDPSDALAERAAAVDWALPDEVAVAVLLRPAQQLVTPALGDEVLLDMDGEQPRLVLAEPDAPGRVERLHRAMGGWSGAIGPAVPVTQAATSLHWAAAAARMIQDGLLPQGRLLRCSEHAEALVLLPAEKLIDDLARRQLARLTEAGPEQARRLAETLLAWLETQGGAPEVAARLGVHPQTVRNRLRQIRDLWGEDLDDPDRRFELELVLRTRRLRGELTDPSG encoded by the coding sequence GTGCCCGCGCCCCCCGCCTGGCACAAGGTGCCCCCGGAACAGGTACGGCGGTTCGCCGACCTGGCCATGGAGCAGGTGCCGGACATCGCGGGGGACATCCTGCGGACCATGCGCCAGGAGTTCCCGAACCTCGAGCTGACGACCGACGACCTGGGTGTGCCGAAGGCACTCCTGGCGATCCGGCTCGCACTGGAGAGCTTTGTGGCGCAGTTGACCACCGACATCGAACGACCCCGCGAACTCTCCGAGGTCTTCCGGGAGTTCGGACGCAATCAGGCACTCAAGGGGCGCCGGCTCGACTCCCTCCAGGCGATCTACCGGCTGAACGTACGGCTGGCCTGGCGCAGCCTCGCCGAGCTCGGGCAGAAGGTCGAGATTCCGCCACCGGCGATGTACGAACTCGCCGAGTCCGCGTTCGAGTACCTCGACGAGCTCGTGTCCCATTCCGTGCGCGGTTACGCCGAGGTCGCCGCCGGCCAGGCGGGGGAGCGGATCCGTCGCGAGCGCCTGCTGGTCGACCTCTTGCTCACCGAACACCGCACCGACCCGTCCGACGCCCTCGCCGAACGCGCCGCAGCCGTCGACTGGGCGCTGCCCGACGAGGTCGCCGTGGCCGTCCTGCTCCGCCCGGCCCAGCAACTCGTCACGCCCGCCCTGGGCGACGAGGTCCTGCTGGACATGGACGGCGAGCAGCCCCGGCTGGTGCTGGCGGAGCCCGACGCACCCGGCCGCGTCGAGCGGCTGCACCGCGCCATGGGTGGCTGGTCCGGAGCCATCGGCCCCGCCGTACCCGTGACGCAGGCGGCCACCTCACTGCACTGGGCGGCGGCGGCCGCGCGGATGATCCAGGACGGCCTGCTGCCGCAGGGCCGGCTCCTGCGTTGCAGCGAGCACGCCGAGGCTCTCGTCCTGCTCCCTGCCGAGAAACTCATCGACGACCTCGCGCGCCGCCAGCTGGCCCGGCTGACCGAGGCCGGACCGGAACAGGCCCGCCGCCTGGCCGAGACCCTCCTCGCCTGGCTGGAGACCCAGGGCGGCGCGCCCGAGGTGGCCGCCCGGCTCGGCGTCCATCCCCAGACGGTGCGCAACCGCCTGCGGCAGATCCGGGACCTGTGGGGCGAGGACCTGGACGACCCCGACCGCCGCTTCGAACTCGAACTGGTCCTGCGAACACGCCGGTTGCGTGGGGAACTCACCGACCCGAGCGGCTGA
- a CDS encoding DUF3068 domain-containing protein codes for MRRTASVLPLILLGLGVFTLVFGQLLDRYVEPRVKRTPVDVATDSVLTGTGSYFDTGVLKTVHGKRITITRRIVGDVAAAERSGNAVWNVSTQIDTPTTLPLRDPRRSFQWTTERWVTDRRSNLPVHCCGEQPSFRGDAYLKFPFDVQKRTYQWWDGVLGGAVPLKFSGTEKVLGHEGYRFTGAVQARRTGVTREVPGSLVGRPKQRQVAAEEWYANAGIELVVEQRTGRIMNARIAPKITLRAPGAPSDAVTLLASDRVEFTEATRRTQVAETARDSRRLAVLGETAPTLATVAGGVLTAAGLAFVVRERRRRAVPEASQRVDRTHTGD; via the coding sequence ATGCGCCGTACAGCTTCCGTTCTGCCGTTGATTCTGCTCGGTTTGGGCGTTTTCACGCTGGTTTTCGGCCAGCTGCTCGACCGGTACGTGGAGCCACGGGTCAAGCGCACGCCGGTGGACGTCGCGACGGACTCGGTCCTCACCGGGACCGGCAGCTATTTCGACACCGGCGTTTTGAAGACCGTGCACGGGAAGCGGATCACGATCACCCGCCGGATCGTGGGCGACGTGGCCGCCGCGGAGCGCAGCGGGAACGCGGTGTGGAACGTCTCCACGCAGATCGACACCCCCACCACACTGCCGCTTCGGGACCCGCGCAGGTCGTTTCAGTGGACCACCGAGCGCTGGGTCACGGACCGGCGGTCCAACCTGCCGGTGCACTGCTGCGGCGAGCAGCCGTCGTTCCGGGGCGACGCCTATCTGAAGTTCCCGTTCGACGTGCAGAAACGCACCTACCAGTGGTGGGACGGCGTGCTGGGCGGGGCCGTACCGCTGAAGTTCTCCGGGACCGAGAAGGTGCTCGGGCACGAGGGCTACCGGTTCACCGGCGCCGTGCAGGCCAGGCGCACGGGTGTCACCCGCGAGGTGCCCGGATCGCTGGTGGGACGGCCGAAGCAGCGGCAGGTGGCGGCCGAGGAGTGGTACGCCAACGCCGGGATCGAGCTGGTGGTGGAGCAGCGCACCGGCCGGATCATGAACGCGCGCATCGCCCCGAAGATCACGCTCCGGGCACCCGGCGCCCCGTCCGACGCGGTCACGCTGCTGGCGAGCGACCGGGTGGAGTTCACCGAGGCGACCCGGCGCACCCAGGTGGCCGAGACCGCGCGCGACAGCCGGCGACTGGCGGTCCTGGGCGAGACCGCGCCCACGCTCGCCACCGTCGCGGGCGGTGTCCTCACGGCTGCCGGGCTGGCGTTCGTGGTCCGTGAAAGGCGGCGCCGAGCCGTACCGGAGGCCTCACAGAGGGTCGACAGGACTCACACAGGTGACTGA
- a CDS encoding glycosyltransferase family 4 protein: protein MPQHASSLVSGQEKIAPAHPRTAHPRPVGRRTPGAEVASGSSPFPRRIVFLARRDLDNPAAGGSELLVDRVADGLTAAGHQVTLLCGGPAAYRDYRVVSAGGDAGHFLRAKRAFARQVGGCDLLVEVCNGMPYLAPLWHTGPTLCLVNHVHTDLWDMRYPGPMARLGRRLEHWALAGPHRDSLTVAVSDSTAAALRAIGVPPDRIRVVHNGVDAPGPLLPKASEPLFVAVGRLVEYKRIDLLLRLWERVRPVTGGRLVIVGDGPERERLEAMAGPDVVFTGRVSEAEKHRLLCQAWLLLHPSLVEGWGLVVTEAAARGTPAVGFDIPGLRDSVVDGVTGVLAGGESSFAAAWCTLALSPERRRVMGRAAEARAENFRWSSTVRQFREVAAEACRTVRPSPGGSPTSPGVPLPRIAPGPSAPSAVAPELSDGA from the coding sequence ATGCCCCAGCACGCTTCCTCCCTGGTTTCCGGCCAGGAGAAGATCGCCCCCGCTCATCCCCGCACTGCTCATCCCCGCCCCGTCGGCCGCCGTACTCCCGGCGCCGAAGTCGCCTCCGGCTCTTCCCCGTTTCCGCGCCGGATCGTCTTCCTCGCCCGCCGCGACCTGGACAACCCGGCCGCCGGCGGCTCCGAACTCCTCGTCGACCGGGTCGCCGACGGACTCACCGCCGCGGGCCACCAGGTCACGCTGCTGTGCGGCGGTCCGGCCGCGTACCGCGACTATCGCGTGGTGTCGGCGGGCGGCGACGCCGGTCACTTCCTGCGCGCCAAGCGGGCGTTCGCCCGTCAGGTCGGCGGTTGCGACCTGCTGGTGGAGGTGTGCAACGGCATGCCGTACCTGGCTCCGCTGTGGCACACGGGGCCGACCCTGTGCCTGGTGAACCATGTGCACACCGATCTGTGGGACATGCGCTACCCGGGCCCCATGGCCCGGCTCGGCCGCAGGCTGGAGCACTGGGCGCTGGCCGGCCCGCACCGCGACAGCCTGACGGTCGCCGTGTCCGACTCCACCGCCGCGGCCCTGCGCGCCATCGGTGTCCCGCCGGACCGGATCAGGGTGGTCCACAACGGCGTCGACGCACCCGGACCGCTGCTGCCCAAGGCCTCCGAGCCGCTGTTCGTCGCGGTCGGGCGGCTGGTCGAGTACAAGCGCATCGATCTGCTGCTGCGGCTGTGGGAGCGGGTGCGTCCGGTCACCGGCGGGCGGCTCGTCATCGTCGGCGACGGCCCCGAGCGGGAGCGGCTCGAGGCCATGGCCGGGCCGGACGTGGTGTTCACCGGCCGGGTCTCGGAGGCGGAGAAGCACCGGCTGCTGTGCCAGGCATGGCTGCTGCTGCATCCGTCCCTGGTGGAGGGCTGGGGCCTGGTGGTCACCGAGGCCGCCGCGCGGGGCACCCCGGCCGTCGGCTTCGACATACCCGGTCTGCGGGACTCCGTCGTGGACGGCGTGACGGGCGTGCTGGCCGGGGGCGAGAGCTCGTTCGCCGCCGCCTGGTGCACTCTCGCGCTCAGCCCGGAGCGCCGTAGGGTCATGGGCCGTGCCGCCGAGGCGCGTGCCGAGAACTTCCGGTGGAGCAGCACCGTCCGCCAGTTCCGTGAGGTGGCCGCGGAGGCCTGTCGCACGGTACGGCCCTCGCCGGGCGGCTCGCCCACATCGCCCGGAGTGCCCCTCCCCCGCATCGCGCCCGGACCGAGCGCCCCGTCAGCGGTCGCCCCCGAACTTTCCGACGGCGCGTGA
- a CDS encoding class I SAM-dependent methyltransferase, with protein MTEVAERPLKDPSLRRSLTLFRAFMREQTDPEACYSLLARDAVAQVARHTDLRGRLVLDVGGGPGHFTEEFRRRGAHSYLFEPDLGELGSRGRPPEGAVVADGYLLPVPDGVADVCFSSNVLEHVADPETFLSEMVRVTRPGGLIYLSFTNWLSPWGGHETAPWHYLGARRARERYRRRTGREAKHTVGENLFPVHIGPTLRHVRGREDVRVVSARSRYWPFLPGAVARIPGLREIATWNLLLILRRTGSEATPVGNQARSSEARS; from the coding sequence ATGACTGAGGTAGCCGAACGTCCCCTCAAGGACCCCTCCCTGCGCCGGTCGCTCACCCTGTTCCGGGCCTTCATGCGGGAGCAGACCGATCCCGAGGCCTGCTACTCGCTGCTGGCGCGCGACGCGGTCGCCCAGGTGGCACGCCACACCGACCTGCGGGGCCGGCTCGTCCTCGACGTGGGCGGCGGCCCCGGCCACTTCACCGAGGAGTTCCGCCGCCGGGGCGCCCACAGCTACCTCTTCGAGCCCGACCTCGGCGAGTTGGGCTCGCGCGGTCGCCCGCCGGAGGGTGCGGTGGTCGCCGACGGCTATCTGCTGCCGGTGCCCGACGGTGTCGCGGACGTGTGCTTCTCCTCGAACGTCCTGGAGCATGTGGCCGACCCGGAGACCTTCCTCAGCGAGATGGTCCGGGTGACCCGGCCGGGCGGGCTGATCTACCTGTCGTTCACCAACTGGCTCTCCCCGTGGGGCGGCCACGAGACGGCGCCCTGGCACTATCTCGGAGCGCGCCGGGCCCGCGAGCGCTACCGGCGACGCACCGGACGCGAGGCCAAGCACACCGTCGGCGAGAACCTCTTCCCGGTCCACATCGGCCCCACCCTGCGGCATGTGCGCGGACGCGAGGACGTACGCGTCGTCTCGGCCCGATCCCGTTACTGGCCCTTCCTCCCGGGTGCCGTCGCCCGGATCCCCGGACTGAGAGAGATCGCGACCTGGAATCTCCTGCTGATCCTGCGCCGCACCGGATCCGAGGCGACGCCCGTCGGCAACCAGGCACGTTCCAGCGAGGCACGTTCATGA
- a CDS encoding alpha-(1->3)-arabinofuranosyltransferase family protein, with amino-acid sequence MSTTVQAPAHSTPAPAPTAPPVQRRGRRLLFGFWAAVLTAFIAVSPGRMTFETKLGVAADPLRFLGDLGQLWHDRAGFGGIFNQYVGYAFPMLPYYALTDLLHVPVWLAERLWLSIVVTTAFWGALRLAERLGVGSSGTRLLGAVAYALWPTFTVVVGSTSAAALPGALLPWVLLPLASATLSPRIAAARSALLIPFMGGVNAASTLASLLPVGLYLLSRPKGLRRRALLAWWLPGVVLATAWWTVPLLLLRVYGEDFMPYVEQADTTTATMSATELLRGAGNWVAYLNFGEAWLPAGWTVAASVTAVLGSAFAAALGLAGLARRDIPERRWLLLTVLAVALIALAGYGGALGAPFHETVQGWLDGPLRPFRNIYKFQPGLALALALGLAHLTAVLAERRGTRASRSRRYVPVVAALLVLPGLAWPYVNGGILQPGAFTKLPSHWEQAADWLDEHAADSRALVVPATAHGTYTWGSPIDQPFDVLARTRWAQRDFVPFGTAGSRRALDAVEQALMSGAEVPGLKAYLARAGLHEVVVRNDLDPDQIGYVPPQTVRRTLEASGYRKAAGFGPLVTAGRIPADTPVQVQGLYPRLQAVEIYEPEGAADRPGLVGVDAAADTAVVSGGPEALLQLSADPALRDRPAVLAGDAHPGVDTPAVKAEADGLRRADTRFGLVNSHTSYTYTATERNPSGSLQNPGEQPKQILPTQGAGHQTTAVLRGAASVTASSSGNWLFQLPQYDPVNAFDGDPGTAWAEGSPGEPTGQWLRVDFTAPTDLPASLQLAPLPADATRPAPSRVRIETDRGSVDSTLRPDGARQSVRAPEGRAKWLKIEILDAESARPGLSGAGFSEVTVPGVKVTRLLALPTDAERIQADAQVYSLHRGTDPGGLAPAAAEAGLHRQFHTREDTGAYEVSARAVAVPGDALDRLLDRVAPQQRQRITASADSTSRGGLALGARNLVDGDLTTAWIAGDRPVIHLSWPGRKKIDEIVLGAAGGLSSRPERVRISSPHGTATADVDSDGLARFDAITTDRLDITVTKTAPLTLYNPVADERLQLPVGLSEVHVPALAGLRAPRPRADARFSLPCGQGPALDVDGTLHPTKASGLVRDLTERRPVRVELCASDEAKGAGLELAFGRHRVEADDSGPLAITDVTLSRGEPRAVSAAAGREVTVRKWTGDSRTVAVSAGSGEASYLRTYENVNDGWKATLDGEELTPVRLDGWQQAWLIPAGKSGSVHLEYEPAGLYRTALIGGAVGVAALVALAFVGRRRTARTSAGHTEVPSAPGLLLGTVALTAVVALVAGPLALVVPALALVARLRPGALVPVAAAAMTGAGIAAATGAGAPVSADRGAFGAVAQVLALVALCAAVVTIGAGRPGSGGRGGER; translated from the coding sequence ATGAGCACCACCGTCCAGGCTCCCGCACACTCCACCCCCGCACCCGCGCCGACGGCCCCGCCCGTCCAACGGCGCGGACGACGCCTGCTGTTCGGGTTCTGGGCGGCCGTACTGACGGCCTTCATCGCGGTGTCCCCGGGACGGATGACCTTCGAGACGAAGCTCGGTGTGGCCGCCGATCCACTGCGCTTCCTCGGCGACCTGGGTCAGCTGTGGCACGACCGGGCGGGCTTCGGCGGCATCTTCAACCAGTACGTCGGTTACGCCTTCCCGATGCTGCCGTACTACGCCCTGACGGACCTGCTGCACGTGCCGGTGTGGCTGGCCGAGCGGCTCTGGCTGTCGATCGTCGTGACCACGGCGTTCTGGGGTGCCCTGCGGCTGGCCGAGCGGCTGGGCGTCGGTTCGTCCGGGACCCGGCTGCTGGGCGCGGTGGCGTACGCGCTGTGGCCCACCTTCACCGTCGTCGTCGGCTCGACGTCCGCCGCCGCGCTGCCCGGGGCCCTGCTGCCCTGGGTGCTGCTGCCCCTGGCCTCCGCGACGCTGAGCCCACGGATCGCCGCCGCCCGCTCCGCACTGCTCATCCCGTTCATGGGCGGGGTCAACGCCGCCTCGACTCTGGCCTCGCTGCTGCCAGTTGGCCTGTATCTGCTGAGCCGCCCGAAGGGCCTCCGCCGCCGTGCCCTGCTCGCCTGGTGGCTGCCCGGTGTGGTGCTGGCGACCGCCTGGTGGACGGTGCCGCTGCTGCTTCTGCGCGTCTACGGCGAGGACTTCATGCCGTACGTCGAGCAGGCGGACACCACCACCGCCACCATGTCGGCGACCGAGCTGCTGCGCGGCGCCGGCAACTGGGTGGCGTACCTGAACTTCGGTGAGGCCTGGCTGCCGGCGGGCTGGACCGTCGCCGCGTCCGTCACCGCCGTGCTCGGCTCGGCGTTCGCCGCCGCCCTGGGCCTGGCGGGACTGGCCCGCCGGGACATCCCGGAGCGGCGCTGGCTGCTGCTGACCGTGCTGGCCGTCGCACTGATCGCCCTCGCCGGCTACGGCGGCGCCCTCGGCGCGCCCTTCCACGAGACCGTGCAGGGGTGGCTCGACGGTCCGCTCAGGCCGTTCCGCAACATCTACAAGTTCCAGCCGGGGCTCGCCCTCGCACTCGCCCTGGGCCTCGCACACCTGACGGCGGTGCTCGCCGAGCGCCGGGGCACCCGGGCGTCGCGCTCTCGCCGCTACGTCCCGGTGGTCGCCGCGCTGCTCGTCCTGCCGGGTCTGGCGTGGCCGTACGTGAACGGCGGCATCCTCCAGCCGGGCGCGTTCACCAAGCTGCCCTCCCACTGGGAGCAGGCCGCCGACTGGCTGGACGAGCACGCGGCGGACAGCCGGGCCCTCGTCGTACCGGCCACCGCGCACGGCACCTACACCTGGGGCTCCCCGATCGACCAGCCCTTCGACGTGCTGGCGAGGACCCGGTGGGCACAGCGGGACTTCGTGCCGTTCGGCACCGCGGGTTCGCGCCGGGCGCTGGACGCGGTCGAGCAGGCGCTGATGTCGGGGGCGGAAGTGCCGGGCCTGAAGGCGTACTTGGCGCGGGCCGGGCTGCACGAGGTGGTCGTGCGCAACGACCTCGACCCCGACCAGATCGGTTACGTACCGCCGCAGACGGTCCGGCGGACCCTGGAGGCCTCCGGCTACCGCAAGGCCGCCGGCTTCGGCCCGCTCGTGACCGCCGGACGCATCCCCGCCGACACCCCCGTCCAGGTGCAGGGCCTCTACCCGCGCCTCCAGGCGGTCGAGATCTACGAGCCCGAGGGTGCCGCCGATCGGCCGGGGCTCGTCGGGGTCGACGCGGCCGCCGACACGGCCGTGGTGAGCGGGGGCCCCGAGGCACTGCTCCAGCTCTCCGCCGACCCGGCGCTGCGCGACCGTCCCGCCGTGCTGGCGGGGGACGCCCACCCCGGCGTCGACACGCCGGCGGTCAAGGCCGAGGCCGACGGACTGCGCCGCGCCGACACCCGCTTCGGCCTGGTCAACTCCCACACCTCGTACACGTATACCGCCACCGAGCGGAACCCCTCCGGCAGTCTCCAGAACCCGGGCGAGCAGCCGAAGCAGATCCTGCCCACGCAGGGCGCCGGCCACCAGACGACGGCCGTACTGCGTGGTGCGGCGTCGGTGACCGCGTCCAGCAGTGGGAACTGGCTGTTCCAGCTGCCGCAGTACGACCCGGTGAACGCCTTCGACGGCGATCCGGGGACCGCGTGGGCCGAAGGCAGTCCGGGTGAGCCGACCGGGCAGTGGCTGCGCGTGGACTTCACCGCACCGACCGACCTGCCGGCGTCGCTCCAGCTGGCTCCTCTCCCCGCGGACGCCACGCGGCCCGCTCCCAGCCGGGTGCGGATCGAGACGGACCGGGGTTCGGTCGACAGCACGCTGCGGCCGGACGGTGCGCGGCAGTCGGTCCGCGCGCCCGAGGGCCGGGCGAAGTGGCTGAAGATCGAGATCCTGGACGCCGAGTCGGCGCGCCCCGGGCTGTCCGGCGCCGGGTTCTCCGAGGTGACCGTGCCGGGGGTGAAGGTGACCCGGCTGCTGGCCCTGCCGACCGACGCCGAGCGCATCCAGGCCGACGCGCAGGTGTACTCGCTGCACCGCGGCACCGACCCGGGCGGGCTCGCTCCGGCCGCGGCAGAAGCGGGACTGCACCGGCAGTTCCACACCCGGGAGGACACGGGCGCGTACGAGGTGTCGGCGCGGGCAGTGGCCGTGCCCGGCGACGCGCTGGACCGTCTGCTGGACCGCGTCGCGCCGCAGCAGCGGCAGCGGATCACCGCGTCCGCCGACTCCACCAGCCGTGGCGGCCTCGCGCTCGGCGCGCGGAACCTGGTGGACGGCGACCTGACGACGGCCTGGATCGCCGGGGACCGGCCCGTGATCCATCTGAGCTGGCCGGGCAGGAAGAAGATCGACGAGATCGTCCTCGGTGCGGCGGGCGGCCTGTCCTCCCGCCCCGAGCGGGTGCGGATCAGCTCGCCGCACGGCACGGCGACGGCCGACGTGGACTCCGACGGGCTGGCGCGGTTCGACGCGATCACCACGGACCGCCTCGACATCACGGTCACCAAGACCGCCCCGCTGACCCTCTACAACCCCGTCGCCGACGAACGGCTCCAACTGCCCGTGGGCCTCAGCGAGGTGCATGTGCCCGCGCTGGCCGGCCTGCGTGCACCGCGGCCCAGGGCCGACGCCCGCTTCTCGCTGCCCTGCGGACAGGGCCCGGCACTCGATGTCGACGGCACGCTCCACCCGACGAAGGCGTCCGGGCTGGTCCGCGACCTGACGGAGCGTCGGCCGGTGAGGGTGGAGCTCTGCGCGAGCGACGAGGCGAAGGGCGCCGGCCTGGAGCTGGCCTTCGGCAGGCACCGCGTGGAGGCCGACGACAGCGGACCGCTCGCGATCACGGACGTCACGCTCTCCCGGGGCGAGCCGCGTGCCGTCTCCGCTGCGGCGGGCCGCGAGGTCACCGTACGGAAGTGGACCGGCGACAGCCGGACGGTCGCCGTGTCCGCCGGGTCGGGCGAGGCGTCGTACCTGCGGACGTACGAGAACGTCAACGACGGCTGGAAGGCCACACTGGACGGCGAGGAGCTCACCCCGGTCCGGCTCGACGGCTGGCAGCAGGCCTGGCTGATCCCGGCCGGGAAGTCCGGCAGCGTGCACCTGGAGTACGAGCCCGCGGGGCTGTACCGGACCGCGCTGATCGGCGGGGCGGTCGGTGTCGCCGCGCTCGTGGCACTCGCCTTCGTGGGGAGGCGGCGTACCGCTCGAACCTCGGCCGGACACACGGAAGTTCCCTCGGCGCCGGGGCTGCTCCTCGGAACGGTGGCGCTGACCGCCGTCGTGGCACTGGTGGCGGGGCCGCTCGCCCTGGTGGTCCCGGCGCTCGCGCTGGTCGCCCGGCTGCGGCCCGGCGCCCTGGTCCCGGTCGCGGCGGCCGCCATGACCGGGGCGGGCATCGCCGCGGCGACGGGGGCGGGCGCGCCGGTCTCCGCCGATCGCGGCGCCTTCGGCGCGGTGGCCCAGGTGCTGGCGCTCGTGGCCCTGTGCGCGGCGGTCGTGACGATCGGCGCGGGAAGGCCGGGGAGCGGCGGGAGAGGCGGTGAGCGATGA